DNA from Alnus glutinosa chromosome 2, dhAlnGlut1.1, whole genome shotgun sequence:
ATCTTTTTAGCCATCAATAGGCCTAATCTCATATCAGATAGGCAGATTGAGCCAATTATCAGCGATATCTTGTTCAATATTCAAGACAAGCAAATTTGAGAGCTTACTTAGTTGCAAAAATAGGATTCGAATTCTctctaattatttgtttgaatttaaaaaaatttaagcagGATAAGTGGTTAAAtagtccaatttttatttagttaggtgggtctcataagtggtctctcacaatcatctgCCTGAATTCACTCacattcggacaaataattatatatgaTCATTATCCCAAAAAAATGGACTATTTTCCATAACTCTTATGGGTTTTACTCTAATAGCTCTCTTGTGTACAATTATGTTTCGACTTGCTTGTAACAAGtacggctaaaaaaaaaaaaacttcttagATAAGAGTTGgaaattttgtttataactcaagcgttaaattatcacttattttaaaattttaagttaatacgaaatggtaaatttaattatttaaattaatattttaacatgctCCCTCATGTGTGGGTCCAGACAACGCGTgtactattttaattaaaatagagataAATTGTAGAATCATGATTCGAATTTGGAACCTCGATTCTTATACGgtattaaatcactatttatcttACAAATGTAGAATATTAgtaaatggtaaatttaattatttaaattaaaaattttgaactttttttttttttttttttttttttttttttgtagttaatTGGATGAAGATTTGGGTGCTTGAGTTGAAATCCCATTCTAACTAAAGATTCTCGTAGTTTTTAAAGATCCGGTCATAGGAGAACCAACAGCAATAAGCTTCCCCTCCCTTTTAACACAAATTCtatatcttgaaaaaaaaaaaaaaaaaaaaaaaaaacaaataaaagaaaagaaaaacccggACATTATATCATGTTCAGTTATAATGTCTTTCTCCTCCCTTGCTTTTCCTTAATATTAATAGCACTAGCagtaaatttttgaaattatattattttttataaatgtaGAACAAAATCGTAAGAACCCACATGGAGTATATTCCCTTAtccttattttataaataaataaagctttcTCTTTCTTAGTGTGCgtattgtgatttcgtagacaaatagtgtgatttcaaataaaatcgaagaaaatgaactgtttggaaattgcgtttttaaaaaactgCGATTTGAAAGCTGTTTTCTGTGTTTTTAAACAGCATGCGAAGGGgtctttttttgaaaacgcaaaattttaaaaggctaacctgcgattttgccaattgattaactgtttttttaaatatcactttttcaaatcgcacattttaaaatcgctattttcttaaatcgtactttttgaaatcgcaaatccaaacggacctttatttatttttcttaacattaattggaaaaaaaatgttgaagtgGTGTAGCAAGAGAATAAGATAAACTATTGTGCAGTTTATTTGAATatgaaagtgaaaagaaaattgatttcttgaatttaagaaaaatctaaaagaagatgtcattttttattattattattattttgaaataaatatcaAATTTCATTTATGAACCCAAGAGAGCAAATTGCTCTACAAAAAACAGAGTCTTAGACCTTGAGAATACAATTTCCCCGAAACTCCGGAAAACAAACAAGCCATACATCTATATTTCCTTCAAAACAAACTACATGTTGGAGGTTTACAATCAATCATGTACGGCCCACAACTCGAGGGAAACATTTCCAAGCATGATCACGTCCCCTTGATTCTCGCCCGGACTTCTCGCCATCGTTGTTAGACTAACAAACTCAGCATAACTCTGTCTCGGTCCGGCCGCTTAACCCGATTCCTACCACACACCAGCCCACCGCAAAAGTAGGGACAAATTTACTCACAGAGGAAATTACAATCTAACACACAAAACGAACTGCATCGAAACCAACTCTCCAAAGGAGAAAAACTATAACAAATAAATGAAACTTACAtctcaatttcaaaacaaatacGAGACAATACAACATTCTCCTCTTAGGGAAACAAAGTTGCCCTCggagagaaaaaaaaccaaaccaaaagtAACAACAATAACACAACAGCAACAACTAAACGGCGGTGGAGCAGGGGTTTGGAGTCACCGGATGTGACACGTTTATGCCACGTGCCTACTCTAGTAGACCTCTCTCTAGCTACAAACGTCACGAATGACCACGGACCACCAAACAACAAAGATGAGGGGATGGGGAGACTCGGTACAATGCATGGATGCGTCGGTGCTTGGAGTTCCGGGGGAGTTGATTTTGGTGCCGGTGGAGGTGGAAAACAACAGCAAAGTTGATGGAAATGCGCGTGTCCTGTGAAAAATGGCGGAGAGTCGTAGATCTAGAAGAATATATactatttgacaaaaaataaatttgagattTAAATTGGCGGAGAGTCGTAGACAACTGCGAAGCTGTTATTAGTGTTATAAGAATATATGCTATTTGACAAAAAGATATTTGagatttaaattgaatttggaGGAATTTAAGAAGAGAAGTTATCCGATTGTCTTTACCTTACGTgctattattttttaaccaaCATAAGTATTAAAACtctgataaattaaaaaaaaaaaaagaaaaaaaaaaaaaaaatcccaaattaacaCTTGCTCTCCAAACAAACGAACTCCTAAGGAAGGTGAATGCAATACCTTCTCGTTTGAAATGAAgattaaaatacttttagaCCCATATTAGGTAGAAATTTGTGGTGTTAGAaattattccatttttttttttcaaaatagaattaaaaaaaaaaatctcattcttaACTTGAGAGTGATGTTAGGGTACAACAATTTGTACTACAAGTTTACATTCTCTTACAAATTGACATAGTAATTCACATAATACTTACCACGTCAactattaaacaattaaattgtctgtcaatttttttttatttaattttttttcaccaCACAACACTTACTTCAaccgagtaatgctacataccatatttttattatctcaaagttgatgtgatttttaaaaacacaattgaATTTTGCTATACATCAACAACAAGGGTTTATAAGGTCCTCAAGGGGTAGTTTAATCGGTTGAAAACTACGTCTcataaagcggaggtcactagttcgattctcccttcttctttttgtgtggacatgttaaaaaaagaacaaaaaaaccaaGAGTTTATAGGAgttgtaataaaagttatactacccacacattttcttttgtagaatgtaaatatcatttatcaaggggttttttttttttttttttttttaaaaaaaaatattaaattagttGATGTGAAATTGAAGTTTTGATAAATAGTTCAATTTTATTAATCCTTGTGGTTTGGAGTTGTAATATGATTGGTGTTGATATGACACGTTAACGGATTATGTCAACTTTTATAACTGCAGTAacctatttgtattttttttctcactctAGAGTAGGGGAGtatatgcggatgcggttatttaCAATATCCAAAGTCCCATCTGCAAAATGTGGGTATCGCTTTTAGATATCCGTGTTTGCATCACGTTCTTATTAACCATATATGTACGTTTATTGCAGTTATTATTTGTTATCTGCATATTAGGTAATGAGCATTTTGAGCATATTTTAAACTTTTGGGCCTTCTTTGGGTCTTTGTTATGACTCAATTTAagcgattttgaaaataatttagacatgtttttagtgttttgggcatgtttcaatttttttaagctctaaacttttaaaaatatttatatattgagtttacattacttttgtctttttgctcaAACGTTATACGAGAAAGCAACAGTCAACCAAACTAATATAATCATAACCTATACCTAATCCATACCGGcgtcattttggtattaaacaccaaaacgacgccgttttgatgaatttattatatatatataacgtatattatatataaaaaggtATGTTCGGTATACCTTGAAACCGCTATACGCATCCGCACACGGGGATAAATTTTTTGCTACTCGCATCCTCATGCACGGATAGTAGGAGGCGGATAATTGTGGATAGCGGATGCGGTCGATTAATTATCTGCTCGCATGTACACCCTGGAGAGTTATTAGTCATTTTTAAACCCTAATAATATATTTGTTAAAATCCCGAACCACATGACCAATTTATcattcatcaatttttattttttatttttttaaaaaaaaaaccttgttcAATCAGAACAAtcagaaattttttcaaatacatccttaaatttattaaagatatgatcaaaacacaaattaaataaGAATATGCATTGGAGAATTATAATTACTTGACTTTTTATTTGAGTCAATGCCTCAAAACCTTAATAGAAGTTTCGCATGTAAAATACGTACGTAAATTGAAAGAAGTCTAATGGTATTTATGGTATTTCGACATTTCAGAATCGGACAAAAAATGACCCTGACCCCCGCCATTTCCTTTACCAAACGACGACACCTCATTTCAAAAAAACTGCCGGGTGGCAGGTGCAATTTAGCAACTTCTAATCCAAACGCGTTAACTTACACGCTGGTGCGGAATACGCCCGTAAGCGTACTCGCGGCACAGCTTTTGTTCTACAAACTTCGGGCAGAGAGATAGAACTTaggacacagagagagagagagcgagcgaacGAGCGAGATTGAGTTAGTgagtggaagaagaagaagaagaagaagaagaagaggaaaatggaGGGCGAGCCGACTCGGATAATGATGGGAGTGAACGAGTCGACTATCAAGGGGTATCCACACGCGTCGATAAGCAGCAGAGGAGCGTTTGAGTGGACTCTCCAGAAGATCGTTCGCTCCAACACCTCTGGCTTCAAGCTCCTCTTCCTTCACGTCCAAGTCACCGACGAAGacggttctctctctctctctctctctctgtgatagTTGCTTTTTATGCTCTGTTTAGTTGCCGAGAAAACGGAGGAATGGAAACCTAATTGTTTTTCTGGCCTATGGTTAGTGCGATGTATcggtttttggtttgaaaaccTGAACAATTTGAAGGTTTTCtgaagtattattatttttatttttatctgtGGATCTAAATCTTGAGGGAATTGGTTTTACTTGCGCTGATGGTTCGTTTGGTAATTCGGTGAAATGTAGAATGGAAATGGATTTGGATTATAGAAGTAAAACTTGGCCCTGATTGTGTAAAGTGGGTAGATTGGATGTTTGGTTGTGTTCAATGGTGAAAGCACCGGAGTTGAGGGTTGATTTGATTGAATTTGGAAGTGTCAATTGGAGAAGCGGGTGATTGTGGAAACTTGAGCTTGGATAGTGTTAGGTTGATGCTCgattttgaattttcttctcccTATATTACTAGTGTTTTTTTTGGCCGTAAATACAATTTTTGGTGTCCTTCAAATTTGGTCTAGGTTTGAGTTTGtctaaaaaatgtaaaaacttTTAGTTTCGTTCTTGAACAATTTAAAAGGGAGCAATATCGTCCTTCCATCTAATTGATTGCACCTGTGACAGAATGAAAGCTAATGTAGCACAGTCAATCATCTGTCATGTGTACAATTGGATGTAGGGCTATATAGATTCACCTCAATTGCTTATCTCCTCTCTTCATTCATGATCAGTCCTTCCCTGCATCCTGAGTCAAGgggttttttccttttgttgatTCATGAAGGAATTCGTAGTATCTGTTTATAACGACTTAAGGAAAAGTGCTAGCCACGTTTGTGCTATCGCtacaaaaggactagtcaatttgaagtttttcttagaatcttttataaagcccagtttcacctagtaactaggcaatgtgagacttagcactcatgagtatctttataaaccaccaatTCTATgtaaactattcatctcttcccaatatgggactggggtgttacaaactcccccccttaaactcttgacgtcctcgtcagggccacgtcatgtggtactccagtaccacatgacctggcgttactaggtggttCTGATACCAAATGTAACAACttaaggaaaagcgctagctacATCTGTCCTATCACCACAAAAGGACTAGtgaatttgaagtttttcttaaaattccttataaaacctagtttcacctagtaactaggcaatgtgagacttatcacctatgagtatctttataaaccactcactctatgtgaaatattcatctcttcccaatatgggactggaGTGTTACACTGTTCCTCTGCAAAATAAAGCTGCAGTTCCTTTTAAGACAATAACAAATTTCCTTAAGGACAAATTTCAGGACTGTatgtgtttctctctctctccttttttttttttccatgttttGTACCATTTTCCTAtgcttctttttctattttattttatttcatcagGATAAGGAACAGCTATCCCTTATGGAGGTACTTCAATCTTCTTTAGTCTACCAATGTACACTTGATCCAAGTCCTACTTAACCTACAAACCTCTGGATTCCAAAGTGTCATCTACAAACTTTGAATTAGTAGTGCTTCTGCTCTAGTTTCATCAACTAACATGATACCATCCGCTGTAGTTTCATCCACTAACACGATATCATACGGCAAAAGCCATACACTATTAACACCTTAGCCTGAATCAATCTAGTAGACCCATCCATCATGAATGCAAAGAGATAAGGACTTAATGTTGCTCTGAGATGTAAACCTATTTTAATAGGAAACTTGCTTGTGATACCTCCATTAGTTCTTAAACTACTTACAGCTATACATATCTTTATTCACATTAATTATTATAGAGGAACTCCTTTCCAATCCAAAAACCACTTCTTTATCAATCTTCACATGCTTTTTCTCAGTTGATAAAGACCGTATGGAGATCTTACTCATTTCTCTATATTTATCCACTAAATTTCTAAGTAAGAGAATAGCTCTTATGGTTGGTCATCTGGCAGAATACCAAATTGATTCTCTGATattgttgttttgtgttttaactTTCTAAGTGGCATTTAAGTTCTACTTATTTAATTCCCATATGCTGATCTAAGTTTGCAATTGTACTGCATCTTATGTGAAGAAAGCCGCTAGCTAATTATGGTATGTTATAACTTGTTTCTGCTAGGTTTTGATGACATGGATAGCATTTATGCGTCGCCTGAAGATTTTAAAAACCTGAACCACAGGGACAGGGCAAAAGGGCTTCATCTGCTTGAGCACTTTGTCACTAGATGTCATGAAATTGGGGTACTGATGCAAATCTGTTTTggatctgtgtgtgtgtgtgtgtgttacgTCAGTTTTGGATCTGTGTGCGTGTGTTTGTGTTGCATTGAATCAAGTAATATTTGTCTCCAATGTTTATATTGGAATGATTGTAGATTTCTTGTGAGGCATGGATCAAGAAAGGTGATCCCAAAGAAGTAATCTGCCATGAGGTGAAGCGAGTCCAGCCTGATTTTCTGGTTGTGGGAAGCCGGGGTCTTGGCCCTTTTCAGAGGTATGCTTTTAGTGCTTGTTTGAAGACTCAAGTTCCCTCTGCTCATTTCTATGAACATAACAATGTAATCCATTTTTACTGATTATTTGATATGGTCGTTGTCTTGGAAGGGATATTGTGCTATATCTTGATATATTGTAGGGTATTTCAAAAAGTAATTCCTCTTGTGGACTACTCTGCAGGGTTTTTGTAGGAACTGTAAGCGAATTTTGCGCGAAGCATGCTGAGTGCCCTGTCCTCACAATCAAACGCAGGGCAGATGAAACTCCTCAGGACCCTGTTGATGACTGATTCTTCTAGAAATGAGCTTCATACCGTTTGTTAAAACCCCTATGAGAATTGCCCCTGACGTGTATATTTTGCGTCCTGTGGAATCGCACATGGTGAAAACATTCATATGGGAGAAACTATTTTTTCTATATGTGGTCATCATCCACTTGGTTTTCAGACTGTgttttacgctttttttaaGGATGAGTTTGTAATTGTGATTTCGTAGgtaaaaagtatgattttaaattaaattgtagaaaatgaatTATATAGGAATTGCTTGAAAATCTTAAATCGCAGAAAACTGTATTTTTAATTCGTAGGCAAGGAGGTAGTTTTtggaaaatgcagaattttagagactaacctgcaattttaaagatcaaactgaaattttgtcaaacgcttaattgtatttttaaaaattattttttcaaatcatagaCCTAAACGGACAACCTtgatttctttaatttcaaCTTATTTGGATTCTGTTGTTTGTTTGTGATCTAATTGCAAGGATAATCATAACACAATGAAATTAAATGAATTCGATTTCCAGACAAAATAAGTAGCACTTGACGAATTTTGGGGCCTTTTCTCTCCGAATTAGGCCATTTCTGTAAATTATTCCGAATCCTTTTACAAGGTAATATACAAAAGACGGACAGAACTTTGAATGTAGAGAGATTCAGACCTCAAATAGGCAAGCAATCCCCATTTCCACTTCGGTTTTATATTAGTAACAATAATATGTACAATAGCTTCTTGCCAAAATTCTgggaaattatttgggaaacTATAACCTTTAttttcaatagtaattttaaaagtcacatcaatttttaaaaaatatcaaagaaaacaTGAATATTCCTTTTAACATTACTGTTCAAATTGATATGAGAGTCCAACTACATTGCATTACAGGAATCCATGTATATTCAAAAGAAGTTGACCTCACGTTTCCATATTACAATCCTCTTCGGAGCTGAGCCTCTTTTCTTCTCGGTCCACAAAGACAAAATATAAGACTAATGCCAACCGTTCGTCGCGAAAGAAATGACTCATTGAACCCGGATCACTAGAGCTTATACCAATATAATAGAAAAGAACACAGTACGATGAAAGTGGCAAGTagtgttgagagagagagagagagaggaaaaagtgAAGATCTGTATACTAACGGGCATATGGAACTAGTTCATGTACGGACTATATAACAAGAGCAACCCATCTGTATCAAGTAAAAACCTACGCACAAAAACACCAGTGAGACAATTAACCCGTACATCCCCTACAAACACCTTCAAAAGAAAGTAACATATGTTCCTAACTCTAAACATCGACCAATAGCTAAACAGTAAATCTGCCTGTGCACAGAGCCCAAAATGCTCAGTTTCTCATATTTTGTCTGATCTACGACGAGGGGGATCCAACCATGGCGCTCACCGTCTCCAGAAGGccttttatctctctctctaattgggATTTCATCTCCGGCGACACTTTCCCACCCGAGTTCTCCAGCACTGAGTTCACGGTCTCAAGTTTCTTCCTTATGAAGTCGAGTTGTGATGGCTGTGAGGGAGCCGGCTTCTCTAGAGTCTTTCCTAGAGGAGAAGCTTTAGGTGACGGTATTTCTCTTAGTTCACGAGTCTTTATCGCAGTTGAGGGATATAGGAGGCTGAAAGTAACACCAGCAGCTTTGAAAGGGCTGGCACGAAGTGAATGATTTAAGGCTTCTTCTGCGTCAGAGCTCCTTACAAAGGCAATCCGAGCACAGAAATTGATATAGAACATATCTGTATCCGCTTCGTTCAGCGCCCCAAACTTCCCATAGATTCTGATAAGATCAGCTTTAGAAGGCAAATGCGATCCTGGGCCGAATGCCACAGAAAGCACTGTAGGTGAAGCTTCCCCGTCAGTCTTCTTATCACTCTTCTTCATATCACGTGTTCCAGCATCTTGCTTCGATCGAGGCTTATCTAACTTTGCATCTTGTATTTTAGCAGCTTTCTTCGGTTTAGCTTCATGTGACTCCgcttctttgttcttcttcctCGTCCTCTGTTTGGATTCATGTCCAGGTGATTTGTGGTCGGTATTACTTTGGTCTTTACCCAATGACCCAGGATCAGAGTCTGGATTCTTTCTCTTTCTACCAGGTTGACGCTTGTTGTATGCTTTGTAGTTTGATCCGTCGCAATAGACTGAGCTTCTGAGTATGGACATAAAGCCCCCAACCATTTCAAGGGATTCGTTTCCCCTTGGACATAGGGGATTAATAGCAGCACGCCGAACTTCAGATAGCACTTTGTTAGCAGAGGCCGCCTTAATTTTCACCGGATCGATCCGATCTAGTTTCGGTGTTTGAGGACTTGAGATTTCAGATGGGTCACGCTCCAGACCAAGTTCTTGGGAGAGCTTCTTCTGAAATGTCTCATTACAAGACTTTAGAATTGGAGAGGGCCCAGCAAGGTGGCCTGCAGCCGTTGTCATCCTCTCCCCTATATGAGATTCATTAGAAACTTTAAGGGACTCTGCTACAATGTCTTTCTTCTTTTGCCCCATAATTAGATTAGTGAAGGGCGGGGACAAGTACTTGCTCTTCCTCCTTTCCCTTGACAAAGAACCCTTCTCAATTTGTGCTTTGGCCTTGCCATCACTTTTTTGAACACTAGTACTGTTCAACTTCCTTTCCATGGTAACATGTTCATCATTAGTTAGTTCTTTGCCCCCACCACCATCAACTTCAATGCTGACACCTTCATATTTCTTTCTTATTCTAGATGAACGGCTCTTCCTGGTTTCTTCCTTGCCTCcactgaaatcattttctacACCCAAAACTTCACTATTAGTACTTAATGGAGAACCCAACATCCTGGCCTTTCTCTTAGTCCCTTGTAACACTTCATTGCCCCCATGACCATCAGTTACATCGCTACTTTTCTTCCTCTTATTCGTAGAAAATGGTGTTGGTTTGCCC
Protein-coding regions in this window:
- the LOC133859852 gene encoding universal stress protein A-like protein, translated to MEGEPTRIMMGVNESTIKGYPHASISSRGAFEWTLQKIVRSNTSGFKLLFLHVQVTDEDGFDDMDSIYASPEDFKNLNHRDRAKGLHLLEHFVTRCHEIGISCEAWIKKGDPKEVICHEVKRVQPDFLVVGSRGLGPFQRVFVGTVSEFCAKHAECPVLTIKRRADETPQDPVDD
- the LOC133859853 gene encoding PWWP domain-containing protein 6-like; the protein is MGTVETRAKTLAGGSGPLAEPAKPRAHEEKFLKECVGGRVSSGSGPEGTRENGFRVSMNGEEVLVRGDVKVVETEVSVEEGFGGRDEDVSGEDEGGLEESEMGGVSSLLKMRGSVGVRDIEVKDCGESESVETLGTLGIEGIAADGLGGGAVSKNGIQNRRDFVEVFGDEEDGGSMSENGGDPDGKIEIIEVPIEDMSKNEDGEGEESAADEGYGFSVGDFVWGKIRSHPWWPGQVYDPLDASDYAVKLKVRGRLLVAYFGDGTFAWCQPSQLKPFEENFEEMLRQSNSKNFVYAVQKAVDEIGRLLELEMICSCVTKENGDGLDRPLAVNAGIKDAVLVPEGGIGKLSNSLSEPLDILAEMKHVAQTISICNALRLRVLKSRLAAFYRAKGGYDLPTYYQPQPILGLEDNLNDGIVDIHERVEVPIQGPFAEDWLSSPVSPKFGQTSQTTTQKSLENLDDRLYQRRKKKSIAEIMEENIDAQSESKDGDVAKEGTKWGKPTPFSTNKRKKSSDVTDGHGGNEVLQGTKRKARMLGSPLSTNSEVLGVENDFSGGKEETRKSRSSRIRKKYEGVSIEVDGGGGKELTNDEHVTMERKLNSTSVQKSDGKAKAQIEKGSLSRERRKSKYLSPPFTNLIMGQKKKDIVAESLKVSNESHIGERMTTAAGHLAGPSPILKSCNETFQKKLSQELGLERDPSEISSPQTPKLDRIDPVKIKAASANKVLSEVRRAAINPLCPRGNESLEMVGGFMSILRSSVYCDGSNYKAYNKRQPGRKRKNPDSDPGSLGKDQSNTDHKSPGHESKQRTRKKNKEAESHEAKPKKAAKIQDAKLDKPRSKQDAGTRDMKKSDKKTDGEASPTVLSVAFGPGSHLPSKADLIRIYGKFGALNEADTDMFYINFCARIAFVRSSDAEEALNHSLRASPFKAAGVTFSLLYPSTAIKTRELREIPSPKASPLGKTLEKPAPSQPSQLDFIRKKLETVNSVLENSGGKVSPEMKSQLEREIKGLLETVSAMVGSPSS